The Candidatus Tectomicrobia bacterium genome includes a window with the following:
- a CDS encoding ABC transporter substrate-binding protein has protein sequence MKPMGKWWLGAALAFCTLAAGWGAESAGKFRIGIHRSVYGSYEVVADRMGYWKAEGLDYTVQYFKQGKLMRNAVIQDNLDVGTTGFSPFVTAQSKGAQVTGIAVTADTCAHQRIMVLKNSPLKSVKELRGKTVATSTGTSVDLSFKTFMLPAHGLTEKDLKWISVVTTDRVPALMSGNADAAIVGDPQGEIALQKGLVRAIDTFCPYDRPRLIHIGNPQTLKENPERYVKFFKGWLKAQKLLREEPEKFAKSYHEALQEVGDKTEYKVALAVVKRLTTEPLIGDEIRKNMQDIARTQKKLGWIKSEPDFIKGKMLDDTLLRKAASSLAN, from the coding sequence ATGAAACCGATGGGGAAATGGTGGCTGGGCGCCGCGCTGGCTTTCTGCACGCTCGCCGCGGGATGGGGCGCCGAAAGCGCGGGGAAATTCCGCATCGGAATCCACCGCTCCGTGTACGGCTCCTATGAAGTGGTGGCCGACCGGATGGGCTACTGGAAGGCCGAGGGGCTGGACTATACCGTCCAGTACTTCAAGCAGGGCAAGCTCATGCGCAACGCCGTCATCCAGGACAACCTGGACGTGGGGACGACGGGCTTCTCCCCCTTCGTGACGGCGCAATCCAAGGGCGCCCAAGTGACGGGCATTGCCGTCACAGCCGACACCTGCGCCCACCAGCGCATCATGGTTTTGAAGAATTCCCCGCTCAAGAGCGTCAAGGAGCTCAGGGGCAAGACCGTCGCCACGAGCACGGGGACGAGCGTGGACCTCTCGTTCAAGACCTTCATGCTTCCGGCTCACGGCCTGACCGAGAAGGACCTGAAGTGGATCAGCGTGGTCACCACGGACCGCGTGCCGGCCCTGATGTCGGGCAACGCCGACGCGGCCATCGTGGGGGACCCGCAGGGCGAGATCGCGCTTCAGAAAGGCCTGGTCCGGGCCATTGACACCTTCTGCCCCTACGATCGGCCCCGGCTGATCCACATCGGCAATCCGCAGACCCTGAAGGAGAACCCCGAACGATACGTGAAGTTCTTCAAGGGCTGGCTCAAGGCCCAGAAACTGCTGCGGGAGGAACCCGAGAAGTTTGCCAAGAGCTACCATGAGGCCCTGCAGGAAGTGGGCGACAAGACGGAATACAAGGTCGCGCTGGCCGTTGTGAAGCGCCTCACGACGGAGCCCCTGATCGGCGACGAGATCCGCAAGAACATGCAGGACATCGCGCGGACGCAGAAAAAGCTCGGCTGGATCAAGAGCGAGCCCGATTTCATCAAGGGAAAGATGCTGGATGATACCCTCTTGAGGAAGGCGGCCAGCTCGCTGGCCAACTGA
- a CDS encoding ABC transporter substrate-binding protein: MNRIAKWFIGIALAGGMLAPGWSAEGAEKFRIGIHRAIMGSFEVIADRKGYWKEEGLDYTVQYFKQGKLMRNAVISGDLDTGTTGFSPFVTAVSKGAKVTGIAVTTEICATSGRIMVPKDSPIKSVKDLKGVTFATLEGTSTDFAFRTKVLPRYGLKADDLKWLNVVATDRVAAVVSGNAGAALIGDPQAEIAVQKGLVRELENVCEYDRTRMMHIGNPQTLKTKSVQYEKYFRGWLKAHKLLKENPEEFAKVYHAALQEVGDKTEYKVVLSVIKRLPSTPLFTDVSRKDLQDMAKMQIKLGYIKKHPDFTKGAMMDDSIVRKVAGAPKN, from the coding sequence ATGAATCGAATCGCCAAATGGTTTATCGGTATCGCGCTCGCGGGCGGCATGCTCGCTCCGGGATGGAGCGCCGAGGGCGCGGAGAAGTTCCGCATCGGCATCCACCGGGCGATCATGGGCTCCTTCGAGGTAATCGCCGACCGGAAGGGCTACTGGAAAGAGGAAGGGCTGGACTACACGGTCCAGTACTTCAAGCAGGGCAAGCTCATGCGCAACGCGGTCATCTCGGGCGACCTCGACACCGGCACGACCGGGTTCTCCCCCTTCGTGACGGCCGTCTCGAAGGGCGCCAAGGTGACGGGCATCGCCGTGACAACGGAGATCTGCGCCACCTCGGGACGCATCATGGTGCCGAAGGATTCGCCCATCAAGAGCGTGAAGGACCTCAAGGGCGTGACCTTCGCGACCCTCGAGGGGACCAGCACGGACTTCGCCTTCCGGACGAAGGTCCTGCCCCGCTACGGCCTGAAGGCGGACGACCTGAAGTGGCTTAACGTCGTCGCCACGGACCGGGTGGCGGCCGTCGTGTCGGGCAACGCGGGCGCGGCCCTCATCGGCGATCCGCAGGCCGAGATCGCGGTCCAGAAGGGGCTCGTCCGGGAGCTCGAGAATGTCTGCGAATACGACCGCACGCGCATGATGCACATCGGGAACCCCCAGACCCTGAAGACGAAAAGCGTGCAGTACGAGAAGTATTTCAGGGGCTGGCTCAAGGCGCACAAGCTTCTGAAGGAGAACCCCGAGGAGTTCGCGAAGGTCTATCACGCGGCCCTGCAGGAGGTCGGCGACAAGACGGAGTACAAGGTGGTCCTGTCGGTCATAAAGCGCCTGCCTTCCACGCCTCTCTTCACGGATGTGTCGAGGAAGGACCTCCAGGACATGGCGAAGATGCAGATCAAGCTCGGTTACATCAAGAAACACCCCGACTTCACCAAGGGCGCGATGATGGACGATTCCATCGTCCGCAAGGTGGCCGGCGCGCCCAAGAACTGA
- a CDS encoding ABC transporter substrate-binding protein, with protein sequence MRRFVRIFPFLFLGLLIGGQAASAAKRGGTLRIAIEGNVEHMDGTVALGIPIKFYRDTMGAGLLGLNEDYKLIGELAHKWEVADEGRVITFHLHKGAKFHDGTDLDAEAVKWNIDMLTGRLDPAWLKEQKKKNPKARLGSSYTAYLMQIKKVEVVDKYTVRFHQSDVGKGMTLAALGGYWNRPVLVSPKAYDKDIERFRRHPVYGGPFRIVEYKPNQHVIMERFKGYFIKDRPYLDRIEAYVIPDATQRMNALRSGEIDMILNVPKGIVKTLQETKGVVVDAGKTATTFVATINSQRPVWKDVRVRRAIGCYAIDRKHIVNTALRGLTIPWNSYSAPGSVDAIDLTSMCPYDPAKAKQLLAEAGYGPSKPFKFTMVINNTDPTFVEISQALKTMYAKVGAEMDIQVVDRAAWIGLLVRRKALDMTLQDTLPVLDINSTSQIWHTKSPINYLGMNDPKLDNWLEDWRSTVDAKKQLDLSHRMQRYMVEMGYYPAFAGSPFVQATRDYVKGNKNLNKLFFDMRDVWLDK encoded by the coding sequence ATGAGACGTTTCGTCCGCATTTTTCCGTTCCTGTTCCTGGGACTGCTCATCGGGGGGCAGGCCGCCTCGGCGGCCAAGAGAGGAGGCACCCTCCGCATCGCCATTGAGGGCAACGTCGAGCACATGGACGGTACCGTCGCCCTGGGGATCCCCATCAAGTTCTACCGGGACACGATGGGGGCGGGCCTCCTGGGACTGAACGAGGACTACAAGCTCATCGGAGAGCTGGCCCACAAATGGGAGGTCGCGGATGAGGGCCGGGTAATCACCTTCCATCTCCACAAGGGCGCCAAGTTCCACGACGGGACGGACCTCGACGCCGAGGCGGTCAAGTGGAACATCGATATGCTCACCGGCCGGCTCGACCCCGCATGGCTGAAGGAGCAAAAGAAGAAGAACCCGAAGGCAAGGCTGGGCTCCAGCTACACCGCCTATCTCATGCAAATCAAGAAGGTAGAGGTGGTGGACAAGTATACCGTCCGCTTCCACCAATCCGACGTGGGCAAGGGGATGACGCTGGCCGCCCTCGGGGGCTACTGGAACCGGCCCGTGCTCGTCTCCCCCAAGGCCTACGACAAGGACATTGAGCGGTTCCGGCGGCACCCCGTCTACGGCGGGCCGTTCCGGATCGTCGAGTATAAGCCGAACCAGCACGTCATCATGGAACGCTTCAAGGGCTACTTCATCAAGGATCGCCCCTACCTGGACCGCATCGAGGCCTACGTCATACCCGACGCCACGCAGCGGATGAACGCCCTCCGCTCGGGCGAGATCGACATGATCCTGAACGTGCCGAAGGGCATCGTGAAAACCCTGCAGGAGACGAAGGGCGTCGTCGTGGACGCGGGGAAGACGGCCACCACCTTCGTGGCGACGATCAACAGCCAGCGCCCCGTCTGGAAGGACGTGCGCGTCCGCAGGGCCATCGGCTGCTACGCCATCGACCGGAAACACATCGTGAACACCGCCCTCCGCGGGCTCACCATCCCCTGGAACAGCTACTCGGCGCCGGGGTCTGTCGACGCCATCGACCTCACTTCGATGTGTCCCTACGATCCCGCGAAGGCGAAGCAACTTCTGGCCGAGGCGGGCTACGGGCCCTCGAAGCCCTTCAAGTTCACGATGGTGATCAACAACACCGACCCCACCTTCGTGGAGATTTCCCAGGCCCTCAAGACCATGTACGCCAAGGTGGGCGCGGAGATGGACATCCAGGTGGTGGACCGGGCCGCCTGGATCGGGCTCCTCGTGCGGCGGAAGGCCCTCGACATGACCCTGCAGGACACCCTGCCCGTCCTGGACATCAACTCCACCTCCCAGATCTGGCACACGAAGAGCCCCATCAACTACCTGGGGATGAACGATCCGAAGCTGGACAACTGGCTGGAGGATTGGCGCTCCACGGTGGACGCGAAGAAGCAACTCGACCTCAGCCACCGGATGCAGCGCTACATGGTCGAGATGGGTTACTACCCGGCTTTCGCCGGATCGCCCTTCGTCCAGGCCACCCGCGACTACGTGAAGGGCAACAAGAACCTGAACAAGCTATTCTTCGACATGCGGGACGTCTGGCTGGACAAGTAA
- a CDS encoding YaiI/YqxD family protein produces MQIWIDADACPGEIRDIVFRASERLQLPVCFVANRRVTLPESPLIRSVLVGRDFNAADKHIAEAMGAGDIVVTADVPLAAAVAEKGGVSISPRGEVFDSENAQEKLSLRDFYQDLRSGGLIQGGPAPFSPLDRHRFASALDRELTKRLKDA; encoded by the coding sequence TTGCAAATCTGGATTGATGCCGATGCGTGCCCGGGGGAGATCCGGGATATCGTCTTCCGGGCCTCCGAACGCCTGCAGCTCCCGGTCTGCTTCGTGGCCAACCGGAGGGTGACGCTCCCGGAATCCCCTCTCATCCGGTCCGTCCTGGTGGGCCGGGACTTCAATGCCGCCGACAAGCACATCGCCGAGGCCATGGGCGCGGGGGACATCGTGGTCACGGCCGACGTCCCCCTGGCCGCCGCCGTGGCGGAGAAAGGCGGCGTCTCCATCAGCCCGCGGGGCGAGGTCTTCGACTCCGAAAACGCGCAGGAGAAGCTCTCCCTCCGCGACTTCTACCAGGATCTCCGCAGCGGGGGGCTCATCCAGGGCGGGCCCGCCCCTTTCTCTCCCCTGGATCGGCACCGCTTCGCCTCGGCCCTGGACCGCGAGCTGACCAAGCGCCTCAAGGACGCATAG
- a CDS encoding aspartate/glutamate racemase family protein: MDTYRAGLIVPSSNTTMEVDFHRTLPEEVETATARMYLEDTTREGEIRMIEDSLPEAARALRTMKPDVAVFGCTSGGALFGRDYDRRIQESIEATTGTEAITILSALGEEFGLLGARRLVVLTPYTPDLTEAVGASLQEDGLEVLFIRGMGIVENTRIGGLSGAEILAFARETIPSSLLARADCLFISCTNLPAVRALHLLRSAYPGLPIMTSNLAAIQAVRRRHEAARARASVNSPAPGAPAGKS; the protein is encoded by the coding sequence ATGGATACGTACCGGGCTGGACTGATCGTCCCCTCCTCCAACACGACGATGGAGGTGGATTTCCACCGCACCCTGCCGGAGGAGGTGGAGACGGCCACCGCGCGGATGTACCTCGAGGACACGACGCGGGAGGGCGAGATCCGGATGATCGAGGACTCCCTCCCCGAGGCGGCGCGGGCGCTCCGGACGATGAAGCCCGACGTCGCCGTCTTCGGCTGCACCTCGGGCGGCGCCCTCTTCGGCCGGGATTACGACCGCCGCATCCAGGAGTCCATCGAGGCCACCACCGGGACCGAAGCCATCACCATCCTCTCGGCCCTGGGCGAGGAATTCGGCTTGCTCGGGGCGCGGAGGCTCGTCGTCCTGACGCCCTACACGCCCGATCTCACCGAGGCCGTGGGGGCAAGCCTCCAGGAGGACGGGCTGGAGGTCCTCTTCATCCGGGGCATGGGCATCGTGGAGAACACCCGCATCGGCGGCCTGAGCGGCGCCGAGATTCTCGCCTTCGCCCGGGAAACCATCCCCTCCTCCCTCCTGGCCCGGGCCGACTGCCTGTTCATCTCCTGCACCAATCTTCCCGCCGTGCGGGCCCTGCACCTGCTGCGGTCCGCTTATCCCGGGCTACCCATCATGACCAGCAACCTGGCGGCCATCCAGGCGGTGCGGCGCCGCCACGAGGCGGCCCGCGCCCGGGCGTCCGTGAACTCGCCCGCGCCCGGCGCCCCCGCCGGGAAAAGTTGA
- a CDS encoding acyl-CoA dehydrogenase family protein has product MDFQLSAEDRLLQQTARELALREFAKDAYGYEKTGEYPRRSMKVLAAHGMMGMTVAEPHGGGRSIFDACLVMEAVSQVCPHSGDVVQMGNMGPIRIIDELGTEAQRSLFLPPLCRGEKIISIAMSEPEAGSAATDLKTSARYDGESAVLNGQKCFSSNAPHADLFVVYVRFGPRTRDCGAVVVETGTPGFTKGGAERYMSGEAYCALYFDEARVPRENVLVDDDGFKVLMPIFNVERLGNATRCLALAQAAYDMAVEHTQTRRQFGRPLCEFQGVQWMVADMRVKLEAARLLLYRALANARAGMPSALETTAAKLYCNEMARQVADDAIQLHGAYGYSTQMPLEFLYRKIRGWSIAGGTTQILRNRMADLIYGRSFSQRPPRPE; this is encoded by the coding sequence GTGGACTTCCAGCTCAGCGCCGAGGACCGCCTTCTCCAGCAGACCGCCCGCGAGCTGGCCCTGCGGGAATTCGCGAAGGACGCCTACGGCTACGAGAAGACGGGAGAATACCCGCGCCGCTCCATGAAGGTTCTGGCCGCGCACGGGATGATGGGCATGACGGTGGCCGAGCCCCACGGCGGGGGCCGCTCCATCTTCGATGCCTGCCTGGTGATGGAGGCCGTCTCCCAGGTGTGCCCCCACAGCGGGGACGTGGTGCAGATGGGGAACATGGGTCCCATCCGGATTATCGACGAGCTGGGGACGGAGGCGCAACGGTCGCTCTTTCTCCCCCCTCTGTGCCGGGGCGAGAAGATCATCTCCATCGCCATGTCCGAGCCCGAGGCCGGCTCGGCCGCGACAGACCTCAAGACCTCCGCCCGATACGACGGCGAGAGCGCCGTCCTGAACGGCCAGAAGTGCTTCAGCTCGAACGCGCCGCACGCGGACCTCTTCGTGGTCTACGTCCGCTTCGGCCCCCGGACGCGGGACTGCGGCGCCGTGGTGGTGGAGACGGGGACGCCCGGTTTCACGAAGGGCGGGGCCGAGCGCTACATGAGCGGCGAGGCCTACTGCGCCCTCTACTTCGACGAGGCGCGGGTGCCCCGGGAGAACGTCCTCGTCGACGACGACGGTTTCAAGGTCCTGATGCCCATCTTCAACGTCGAGCGACTGGGAAACGCCACCCGCTGCCTCGCCCTCGCCCAGGCGGCCTACGACATGGCGGTCGAGCACACCCAGACGCGGCGCCAGTTCGGGCGCCCTCTGTGCGAGTTCCAGGGGGTGCAGTGGATGGTGGCGGACATGCGGGTGAAGCTGGAGGCGGCCCGGCTCCTCCTCTACCGGGCGCTAGCGAACGCCCGTGCGGGCATGCCCTCGGCCCTCGAAACCACCGCCGCCAAGCTCTACTGCAACGAGATGGCCCGCCAAGTGGCCGACGACGCGATCCAGCTCCACGGGGCCTATGGCTACTCGACCCAGATGCCGCTGGAGTTCCTCTACCGCAAGATCCGGGGCTGGTCGATCGCGGGCGGCACGACGCAGATCCTCCGCAACCGGATGGCCGACCTCATCTACGGGCGCTCGTTCAGCCAGCGCCCGCCGCGCCCGGAATGA
- a CDS encoding acetate--CoA ligase family protein, giving the protein MSDPSATRQSLRRLLAPASVAVVGASADLERFNGRVLKNLLRHGYPGRVYPVNPKYSEVAGVPCWPSLDVLPETPETVFIAVGREHVLGVVEECAARGVAAVTIYTAGFSETGGEGARLERGILARARASGMRVCGPNAAGYHNFHARLHLAGIIALEIDGVLPGAVGVVCQSGSIGGALLSRATRRGIGFSYMISCGNEMDLEAADYVDFLVEDRETRAIALYLEGLRDGPKFLRAAERALAAGKPIAALKVGRAEAGRAAAVSHTGALAGEDFACDAAFRHWGVTRVEGLEALFETAHMFASTPLPRGRRVGIVSTTGGGGALVADACGALGLEVPPPGERLEARLREALPGAAPAANPMDTTIAGIQAFGAVLRAALEEGPFDLAIPVVGSSAQFRPEIGVAPILKAKEENWGGGRPLLAYFNPQADEAHRLMAGAGIASFQSAEGCARAAAHLAAYADHPARRRGRAPVPPVPAGARPFLQKAGPLGEGESLSLAEMFGIRAVPRRLCRDGEEAVRAGRELGYPVVLKLSSPDVPHKTEAGLVSGRLADEAALRAAHAAMAERLRRLPGLRREGFLVERWIEGGAEFLLGTVWDAQFGPVVTVGLGGLAAEALGDVSARLAPLAREDAEAMLGELRGARVLGAFRGRGALDRGALAEAIVALGTLAAALGGRLREADINPLFVLPEGEGCLAADALIVLGGGPGQPG; this is encoded by the coding sequence ATGAGCGATCCCTCCGCCACCCGCCAAAGCCTCCGCCGCCTCCTCGCCCCGGCCTCCGTGGCCGTGGTGGGGGCCTCGGCGGACCTCGAGCGCTTCAACGGCCGGGTCCTCAAGAACCTCCTGCGCCACGGCTACCCGGGCCGCGTCTATCCGGTGAATCCCAAGTACAGCGAGGTGGCCGGGGTTCCCTGCTGGCCCTCCCTGGACGTTCTTCCCGAGACGCCGGAGACCGTCTTCATCGCGGTGGGGCGGGAGCATGTCCTGGGCGTGGTGGAGGAATGCGCGGCGCGGGGAGTCGCGGCCGTCACCATCTACACGGCGGGTTTCTCCGAGACGGGCGGGGAGGGGGCGCGCCTGGAGCGGGGGATACTCGCCCGCGCCCGGGCCTCGGGAATGCGCGTCTGCGGTCCCAACGCGGCCGGCTACCACAATTTCCACGCGCGGCTCCACCTGGCGGGCATCATCGCCCTGGAGATCGACGGCGTGCTCCCGGGCGCCGTGGGGGTGGTGTGCCAGAGCGGGAGCATCGGGGGCGCGCTCCTCTCGCGGGCCACCCGGCGGGGGATCGGCTTCAGCTACATGATCTCCTGCGGGAACGAGATGGACCTCGAGGCCGCGGATTACGTGGACTTCCTGGTGGAGGATCGCGAGACGCGCGCCATCGCGCTCTACCTGGAGGGCCTGCGCGACGGCCCGAAGTTCCTGCGGGCGGCCGAGCGGGCCCTGGCGGCGGGTAAGCCCATCGCCGCGCTGAAGGTGGGCCGCGCCGAAGCGGGCCGCGCCGCCGCGGTGAGCCACACGGGAGCGCTGGCGGGGGAGGATTTCGCCTGCGACGCGGCGTTCCGGCACTGGGGGGTGACCCGGGTAGAGGGGCTGGAGGCGCTGTTCGAGACGGCCCACATGTTCGCCTCGACCCCTCTTCCCCGGGGCCGCCGGGTGGGGATCGTCTCCACGACGGGGGGAGGAGGGGCCCTCGTGGCCGACGCCTGCGGCGCCCTGGGGCTGGAGGTGCCTCCCCCGGGCGAGCGGCTCGAGGCGCGCCTGCGGGAGGCGCTCCCCGGAGCCGCCCCGGCGGCCAATCCGATGGATACGACCATTGCGGGCATCCAGGCCTTCGGGGCCGTCCTGCGGGCGGCGCTGGAAGAAGGTCCCTTCGATCTGGCGATCCCGGTGGTGGGTTCGAGCGCCCAGTTCCGGCCCGAGATCGGAGTGGCCCCCATCCTCAAGGCCAAGGAGGAGAACTGGGGCGGGGGGCGTCCTCTCCTGGCCTATTTCAATCCCCAGGCGGACGAGGCCCACCGCCTGATGGCGGGTGCGGGGATCGCTTCCTTCCAGTCGGCCGAGGGCTGCGCCCGGGCGGCGGCCCATCTGGCCGCCTATGCGGACCATCCCGCCCGGCGCCGGGGAAGGGCGCCCGTCCCTCCGGTGCCGGCGGGAGCCCGGCCGTTTCTGCAAAAGGCCGGCCCTCTCGGCGAGGGGGAGAGCCTGTCGCTGGCCGAGATGTTCGGCATCCGCGCCGTCCCCCGCCGCCTGTGCCGGGACGGGGAGGAGGCGGTCCGGGCCGGGCGGGAGCTGGGCTACCCGGTGGTCCTCAAGCTCTCCTCTCCGGATGTCCCCCACAAGACGGAGGCGGGCCTCGTCTCCGGCCGGCTGGCGGATGAGGCCGCCCTCCGCGCCGCGCACGCGGCCATGGCGGAGCGTCTCCGGCGCCTCCCCGGCCTCCGCCGGGAGGGCTTTTTGGTCGAAAGATGGATAGAGGGGGGGGCGGAGTTCCTGCTCGGAACGGTGTGGGACGCGCAATTCGGCCCGGTGGTGACGGTGGGCCTGGGCGGGCTGGCGGCGGAAGCGCTCGGCGATGTGAGCGCCCGCCTCGCCCCGCTCGCCCGGGAGGATGCCGAGGCCATGCTCGGCGAGCTTCGGGGCGCCCGCGTTCTCGGCGCCTTCCGGGGGCGGGGAGCGCTGGACCGGGGGGCGCTGGCGGAGGCCATCGTCGCCCTGGGGACGCTCGCCGCGGCGCTCGGGGGGCGCCTCCGGGAGGCGGACATCAACCCGCTTTTCGTCCTGCCCGAGGGGGAGGGCTGCCTGGCCGCCGACGCCCTCATCGTGCTGGGAGGGGGGCCCGGCCAGCCCGGATGA
- a CDS encoding ABC transporter ATP-binding protein, whose protein sequence is MAQLLRIEDLQTHFFTSGGVVKAVNGISYDVEEGETVAIVGESGCGKSVSALSILRLIPDPPGRIVGGSIQFNGMNLLSLSDEEIRKVRGHQIGMIFQEPMTSLNPILTIGLQLTETMEVHLGLKRADAQKRAAEYLRMVGIPEPERRLQQYPHHLSGGMRQRVMIAMALCCEPKLIIADEPTTALDVTIQAQILELMKDLTKRMGVALIVITHNLGVVARYADRVNVMYAGKIIERGPARAIYSRPSHPYTLGLLRSVPRLDHPRRERLDPIEGQPPDLSRQIAGCSFQPRCRFAFDRCAEYPPLEPAESGHLAACWKKDELLRLSARAS, encoded by the coding sequence GTGGCCCAGCTTCTCCGGATTGAGGACCTCCAGACGCATTTTTTCACGTCCGGCGGGGTGGTGAAGGCCGTCAACGGGATTTCCTATGACGTGGAGGAGGGCGAAACCGTCGCCATCGTCGGGGAATCGGGCTGCGGGAAATCCGTGAGTGCCCTCTCCATCCTCCGCCTCATCCCCGATCCCCCCGGGCGTATCGTCGGGGGGAGCATCCAGTTCAACGGCATGAACCTCCTCTCCCTCTCCGACGAAGAGATCCGTAAGGTGCGCGGGCATCAGATCGGGATGATCTTCCAGGAGCCGATGACCTCGCTCAATCCCATCCTCACCATCGGCCTCCAGCTCACCGAGACGATGGAGGTGCACCTCGGCCTTAAGCGGGCCGACGCGCAGAAGCGGGCGGCGGAGTACCTGCGGATGGTGGGAATCCCGGAGCCGGAGAGGAGGCTCCAGCAGTACCCCCACCATCTGAGCGGAGGCATGCGCCAGCGGGTCATGATCGCGATGGCGCTCTGCTGCGAGCCCAAGCTCATCATCGCCGACGAGCCCACCACCGCCCTCGACGTCACCATCCAGGCGCAGATCCTCGAGCTGATGAAGGACCTCACCAAGCGCATGGGCGTGGCTCTCATCGTCATCACCCACAACCTCGGGGTGGTGGCCCGCTACGCGGACCGCGTGAACGTCATGTACGCGGGCAAGATCATCGAGCGGGGGCCCGCCCGGGCCATTTACTCCCGGCCTTCGCACCCCTACACGCTGGGGCTCCTGCGCTCGGTCCCCCGCCTGGACCACCCCCGCCGGGAGCGCCTCGACCCCATCGAGGGCCAGCCGCCCGACTTGTCCCGCCAGATCGCGGGCTGTTCCTTCCAGCCCCGCTGCCGGTTCGCCTTCGACCGGTGCGCCGAGTATCCGCCCCTGGAGCCGGCCGAGAGCGGCCATCTCGCGGCCTGCTGGAAGAAGGACGAGCTGCTCCGTCTTTCGGCGAGGGCCTCCTGA
- a CDS encoding ABC transporter ATP-binding protein, whose translation MATDFSTRAKPLRSRGGEGDGVLLEVKGLKKHFPITEGVLIQRTVVTVKAVDGVSFSIRRGETLGLVGESGCGKTTTGRCILQLERPTEGEVIFGGTNLATLDQKELRSWRRRMQVIFQDPYSSLNPRMKIGDIIEEPMYVHGLAQGGRERRERVRELLTVCGLGARMGDRFPHEMSGGQRQRVGIARALAMRPEFIVCDEPVSALDVSIQAQIINLLEDLRQQYGLTYLFIAHDLSVVRHLCHRVAVMYLGRIVEMADCDELYENPRHPYTRALLSAVPVPDPEVEHRRKLEVVRGEVPSPINPPSGCVFHPRCPLTVESCMSDVPALREIGPGHWVACTEV comes from the coding sequence ATGGCGACGGATTTCTCCACCCGCGCCAAGCCGCTGCGCTCCCGGGGAGGGGAGGGGGACGGCGTCCTCCTCGAGGTGAAGGGGCTCAAGAAGCACTTCCCCATCACGGAAGGAGTGCTGATCCAGAGGACGGTCGTGACGGTGAAGGCGGTGGACGGAGTGAGCTTCTCCATCCGGAGGGGCGAGACCCTGGGGCTCGTCGGCGAGTCCGGCTGCGGCAAGACCACCACGGGCCGCTGCATCCTTCAGCTCGAGCGCCCGACGGAGGGGGAGGTGATCTTCGGGGGGACGAACCTCGCCACCCTGGACCAGAAGGAGCTCCGCTCATGGCGCCGGAGGATGCAGGTGATCTTCCAGGATCCCTACAGCTCCCTCAATCCGCGGATGAAGATCGGCGACATCATCGAGGAGCCGATGTACGTCCACGGGCTGGCCCAAGGCGGCCGGGAGCGGCGGGAGCGGGTCCGGGAGCTCCTCACGGTCTGCGGGCTGGGCGCCCGGATGGGCGATCGCTTCCCCCACGAAATGAGCGGCGGCCAGCGCCAGCGCGTAGGCATCGCCCGGGCGCTGGCCATGAGGCCGGAGTTCATCGTATGCGACGAGCCCGTCTCGGCCCTGGACGTCTCGATCCAGGCCCAGATCATCAACCTGCTCGAGGACCTGCGCCAGCAGTACGGGCTGACCTACCTGTTCATCGCCCACGACCTCAGCGTGGTGCGGCACCTGTGCCACCGGGTGGCGGTGATGTACCTGGGCCGGATCGTGGAGATGGCGGACTGCGACGAGCTGTACGAGAACCCGAGGCACCCCTACACCCGCGCCCTCCTTTCGGCGGTCCCCGTCCCGGACCCCGAGGTGGAGCACCGCCGGAAGCTGGAGGTGGTCAGGGGGGAGGTCCCGAGCCCGATCAACCCGCCGAGCGGCTGCGTCTTCCACCCACGCTGCCCGCTCACCGTGGAAAGCTGCATGAGCGATGTTCCCGCGCTCCGGGAAATCGGCCCTGGCCACTGGGTGGCCTGCACGGAGGTTTAG